From a single Anas acuta chromosome 16, bAnaAcu1.1, whole genome shotgun sequence genomic region:
- the LOC137865459 gene encoding somatomedin-B and thrombospondin type-1 domain-containing protein-like, whose protein sequence is MPGRAAALVLALLALPRRAAAGCAALGLCCPGRDPSCLGTGWRPDGSYGPCYCDQACEHTLDCCHDYARACPVMPCVVSQWSVWSGCAEPCKTTYRVRRRHVIQEPRNGGEVCPPLEERAGCVEYWTQQGTECKQYLIPALITTGGFGKARKKRAADDGNERVGYCVEFQLVAITPACLHSHHSYTHWMQYLREGHTVCVECQHPALDSKSLHCYGDGSGSKKNQLLHWQAVGNPRCRGTWKRIRQLDTCSCPSVHSFLFI, encoded by the exons ATGCCGGGCCGTGCCGCCGCGCTGGTGCTGGCGCTGCTGGCCctgccccgccgcgccgccgccggctGTGCcgccctggggctgtgctgccccgGCCGAGACCCGTCCTGCCTGGGCACCGGCTGGCGGCCCGACGGCTCCTACGGGCCCTGCTACTGCGACCAGGCGTGCGAGCACACCCTCGACTGCTGCCACGACTATGCCCGGGCCTGCCCAG TTATGCCCTGTGTTGTATCTCAGTGGAGCGTCTGGAGTGGCTGTGCAGAGCCTTGCAAGACAACATACCGTGTTCGGAGGAGGCATGTCATCCAGGAGCCCAGGAATGGAGGAGAGGTATGCCCTCCTCTGGAGGAGAGGGCTGGCTGCGTGGAGTACTGGACTCAGCAAGGAACAGAGTGCAAACAGTACCTGA TCCCTGCGTTAATAACAACAGGAGGGTTTGGAAAAGcgaggaaaaaaagagctgcaGATGATGGCAATGAAAGAGTGGG ATACTGTGTCGAATTCCAGCTTGTGGCCATCACGCCGGCCTGCTTGCACAGTCACCACTCGTACACTCACTGGATGCAGTATCTCAGGGAGGGCCACACCGTCTGCGTGGAGTGTCAGCACCCAGCTTTAGACTCCAAGAGTCTACATTGCTACGGGGATGGCAGCGGAAGCAAAAA GAATCAGCTGTTGCACTGGCAAGCAGTAGGGAACCCTCGATGCAGGGGAACCTGGAAGAGAATTCGCCAGCTGGACACTTGCTCCTGTCCTTCTGTTCACAGCTTCTTGTTCATCTAA